Proteins from one Azospirillum brasilense genomic window:
- a CDS encoding DUF1194 domain-containing protein, with translation MRRRSILALPAFLAGVWLAGPLRAEPKAKKAPAPGGRRVALELVLAVDGSASITDGDLEFQLQGHAAAFRDPDVSDAVTAGGTAATLVVFSGPHSLRVLVPWTPLTSAEEVAAFATRIDKAPRGFQGDSTALGSAIEESAKLFAGNGFDAARKVIDIVSNGFSNSGPDPAGVRDRVERQGITINALAILDEFPWLEEYYQENVVGGVNGFVKTAMDRSSFVEALRQKLIQEIAAFPAPHSVIAAANF, from the coding sequence ATGAGGCGGCGATCGATCCTGGCCCTGCCGGCATTCCTGGCCGGGGTGTGGCTTGCCGGACCCCTGCGGGCGGAGCCTAAGGCGAAGAAGGCTCCGGCCCCCGGCGGGCGTCGTGTCGCCCTGGAGCTGGTGCTGGCCGTCGACGGGTCGGCCTCGATCACCGATGGGGATCTGGAGTTCCAGTTGCAGGGCCACGCCGCGGCCTTCCGCGATCCGGATGTCAGCGATGCGGTGACCGCGGGTGGAACCGCGGCGACCCTGGTGGTCTTTTCCGGCCCGCACAGCCTGCGCGTCCTGGTGCCCTGGACTCCGCTGACCAGCGCGGAGGAGGTCGCCGCCTTCGCGACCCGGATCGACAAGGCGCCGCGCGGTTTCCAGGGCGACTCCACGGCGTTGGGCAGCGCCATCGAAGAATCGGCGAAGCTGTTCGCCGGCAACGGCTTCGACGCCGCGCGCAAGGTTATCGACATCGTGTCGAACGGCTTTTCCAACAGCGGCCCGGACCCTGCGGGCGTCCGCGACCGGGTCGAGCGGCAGGGGATCACCATCAACGCCCTGGCCATCCTCGACGAGTTTCCGTGGCTGGAAGAGTATTACCAGGAAAACGTCGTCGGTGGAGTGAACGGATTTGTGAAGACGGCGATGGACCGCAGCAGCTTCGTCGAGGCGCTCCGGCAAAAGCTCATCCAGGAAATCGCCGCTTTTCCAGCCCCGCACTCGGTTATCGCCGCAGCTAATTTCTGA
- the mutY gene encoding A/G-specific adenine glycosylase has product MTTSPHTAPKSAPRDAAPRLLTWYDHNRRDLPWRAKPGEVADPYRVWLSEIMLQQTTVPAAAPYFRAFTERWPTVRDLAAAPLDDVLVAWAGLGYYARARNLHKCAQVVATERAGRFPDKEVALLELPGIGAYTAAAITAIAFGHKATVVDGNVERVVSRVFAVEEPLPGVKPKLRALAALLTPDERPGDYAQAMMDLGATVCTPRKPKCMLCPWSDWCAARAAGIQEQLPRKVAKADKPTRRGVAFWLLNPEGDVLLRRRAEEGLLGGMTEVPSTPWAGHAPSDAEIAAAAPLDLTWRRLPGVVRHTFSHFHLDLEVVTGKAGDGWRMAEGLWVPVDRLGGQALPSVMMKVVRHALAHA; this is encoded by the coding sequence ATGACGACGTCTCCCCACACCGCCCCAAAAAGCGCCCCCAGGGACGCCGCCCCACGGCTGCTAACTTGGTACGATCACAACCGCCGCGACCTGCCCTGGCGCGCCAAGCCGGGGGAGGTCGCCGACCCCTACCGGGTCTGGCTGTCGGAGATCATGCTGCAGCAGACCACGGTGCCCGCGGCGGCCCCCTACTTCCGCGCCTTCACGGAGCGCTGGCCGACGGTGCGCGACCTCGCGGCGGCGCCGCTGGATGATGTTCTGGTGGCCTGGGCCGGGCTCGGCTATTACGCGCGGGCGCGCAACCTGCACAAATGCGCGCAGGTGGTGGCGACGGAGCGGGCGGGGCGCTTTCCCGACAAGGAGGTGGCTCTGCTGGAATTGCCGGGCATCGGCGCCTACACCGCGGCGGCGATCACCGCCATCGCCTTCGGCCACAAGGCGACGGTGGTGGACGGCAACGTGGAGCGGGTGGTCTCCCGCGTGTTCGCCGTCGAGGAACCGCTTCCCGGCGTGAAGCCCAAGCTGCGCGCGCTGGCCGCCCTCCTGACGCCGGACGAGCGGCCCGGCGACTACGCCCAGGCGATGATGGATCTGGGCGCCACGGTCTGCACGCCGCGCAAGCCGAAATGCATGCTCTGCCCCTGGTCGGACTGGTGCGCCGCCCGCGCCGCCGGCATCCAGGAGCAGCTTCCACGCAAGGTCGCCAAGGCGGACAAGCCGACCCGGCGCGGCGTCGCCTTCTGGCTGCTGAACCCGGAGGGGGACGTGCTGCTGCGCCGCCGGGCGGAGGAGGGGTTGCTGGGCGGCATGACCGAGGTCCCCTCCACCCCCTGGGCCGGCCATGCGCCGAGCGATGCCGAGATCGCGGCGGCGGCCCCGCTGGATTTGACCTGGCGCCGCCTGCCGGGCGTGGTCCGCCATACTTTCAGCCATTTTCACCTCGACCTTGAGGTGGTCACGGGCAAGGCCGGCGACGGCTGGCGGATGGCCGAGGGGCTGTGGGTTCCGGTGGACCGACTGGGCGGGCAGGCTCTTCCCTCCGTCATGATGAAGGTGGTGCGTCACGCGCTGGCACACGCATAG
- a CDS encoding DUF721 domain-containing protein, whose product MNGPRRIGQTVPEVAGKALGKRGLAFGSLINDWPSIVGHQLSLRTAPDKLSFPRGKREDAVLHIRAMGAIALELQHLEPQIVERINSFFGYRAVAKIKLIHAAPLTIQKPTVRPRDLTMDEELSVMTTTATVEDEELRATLERFGRSLLARPRPAPRRR is encoded by the coding sequence ATGAACGGACCGCGGCGTATCGGCCAGACCGTCCCCGAGGTGGCCGGAAAGGCGCTGGGCAAGCGCGGGCTGGCCTTCGGCTCGCTCATCAACGACTGGCCGTCCATCGTCGGCCACCAGCTGAGCCTTCGCACCGCCCCCGACAAGCTGAGCTTCCCGCGCGGCAAGCGGGAGGACGCCGTCCTGCACATCCGCGCCATGGGCGCCATCGCGCTGGAGCTTCAGCATCTGGAACCGCAGATCGTGGAGCGGATCAACAGCTTCTTCGGCTACCGCGCGGTGGCGAAGATCAAGCTGATCCACGCCGCCCCTTTGACCATACAGAAGCCGACGGTGCGCCCGCGCGACCTGACCATGGACGAGGAACTGTCGGTGATGACCACCACCGCGACGGTGGAGGATGAGGAGTTGCGGGCCACGCTGGAGCGCTTCGGGCGCTCGCTTCTGGCCCGCCCGCGTCCGGCACCGCGCCGCCGCTAG
- a CDS encoding DsbA family protein: MNRNLLGIVALIAVGMTLIVGLAVVGSRPSNGQTLPVQTAPVQMAQAPAVSTADLLADRVLGNPNAPVTILDYSSMTCPHCAAFHTETLPKIKEAYIDTGKAKLIFRDFPFDQTALRASMLARCAPAERYYPLLDVLFKSQGQWSRAADPVKALAQLGKLAGMSEQTISACMANQALENGILQSRLVGQDKYKVEATPTFVLNEGAATISGAQSFETFAAAIDKLVK, translated from the coding sequence GTGAACCGCAACCTTTTGGGCATCGTTGCTCTGATCGCGGTCGGCATGACGCTGATCGTCGGGCTCGCCGTCGTCGGCTCCCGGCCGTCGAACGGGCAGACTCTGCCCGTGCAGACGGCACCGGTGCAGATGGCGCAGGCTCCCGCCGTTTCGACCGCCGACCTGCTGGCCGACCGGGTGCTCGGCAACCCCAACGCGCCGGTGACGATCCTCGACTACTCGTCGATGACCTGCCCGCATTGCGCCGCCTTCCACACCGAGACGCTGCCGAAGATCAAGGAAGCCTACATCGACACCGGCAAGGCGAAGCTGATCTTCCGCGACTTCCCCTTCGACCAGACGGCGCTGCGCGCTTCCATGCTGGCCCGCTGCGCTCCGGCGGAGCGTTACTACCCGCTGCTCGACGTGCTGTTCAAGAGCCAGGGCCAGTGGAGCCGCGCCGCCGATCCGGTCAAGGCGCTGGCCCAACTCGGTAAACTCGCCGGCATGAGCGAGCAGACCATCAGCGCATGCATGGCCAATCAGGCGCTGGAAAACGGCATCCTGCAGAGCCGTCTGGTCGGCCAGGACAAGTACAAGGTGGAGGCCACCCCGACCTTCGTCCTCAACGAGGGCGCGGCCACCATCAGCGGCGCGCAGTCCTTCGAGACCTTCGCCGCCGCCATCGACAAGCTGGTGAAGTAA